A portion of the Trichoplusia ni isolate ovarian cell line Hi5 chromosome 12, tn1, whole genome shotgun sequence genome contains these proteins:
- the LOC113499414 gene encoding uncharacterized protein K02A2.6-like, producing the protein MLRAGVIEPVERSDWATPLVIARKGDGGIRLCADYKVTLNKALLVDRYPVPKVEDLFSNLSGNHYFTKLDLSQAYNQLILDETSRNYTVINTHRGLFKYNRLVYGLSSSPGIFQKFMMNLFKNVQDVVIFYDDILIKNKSLESHLERVEQVFSILERNGLKIKKEKCEFMVGQVKYLGFIIDKHGVRVDANKIKPILSMPDPTNVSELKSFLGMVNFYGKFIKNLSTHITPLYELLKKGKHWQWTKTHRYVFNKIKQLLCSTEVLTHFDISLESIVTCDASARGLGAVLAQRASDGSERVVAYASRALTAAELHYSQIHKEALAIIFAVDKFHQYLYGRKFTLRTDHKPLVTIFGPHAGIPNTAASRLQRWAIKLSAYDFNIEYIRSDKNTADILSRLISTHKEGVISEELDTPEQTYLHFAAEALLLDYQTLKKETVSDSVLSRVARYINDGWPVEVEMKELKPYFNRRKELYIELGCVMWGHRLVIPSTCRNKVIAELHESHMGIVKTKSLARSYVWWPGIDEALETACCSCTVCAEVADAPPAHAPRAWPWPDRPWTRIHVDFLGPVAGLTYLVVVDAHSKWIEAIRMLSTTSQAVIKELREMWARFGLPKQLVSDNGPPFFSGEFQQFLNNNGIEHIFSAPYHPASNGAAENAVKICKKSIKKAIKSKSDVHSTLCRFLLAYRNTPHYTTGESPAKMLLGRNLRMRLDCLKPDQKALIRARQETVEATSSGVTRQFNPGDLVWFREYRSSNKWSAGTVIEKTGSTDYNVKSIHGTEVHRHIDQLKPRVINRTARLVDANFRNFQPVQPVKSSRSSLVFPSDNNRAPNTEPDRTNGTSLTKALVEETSRTQTDGSDLVTSEPLSTSSVPLNMPKVQETGSPRVPITRDIRTSNRTRKPVKRYGFDDD; encoded by the coding sequence ATGCTGCGCGCCGGCGTCATCGAGCCCGTTGAACGGTCCGACTGGGCCACACCGCTAGTTATAGCGAGGAAGGGAGACGGTGGAATACGCTTATGCGCGGATTATAAGGTGACACTTAACAAGGCTTTACTGGTTGACAGGTACCCGGTCCCGAAGGTAGAGgacttatttagtaatttgagtggcaatcattattttactaagctAGATTTGTCACAGGcttacaatcaattaattttggatgAAACTTCTCGGAACTACACAGTAATTAATACACACAGaggactttttaaatacaatcgccTCGTTTATGGTCTCTCTTCCAGTCCGggcatttttcaaaagttcatgatgaatctctttaaaaacgtgCAGGACGTAGTCATATtctatgatgatattttaataaagaataagtcaTTAGAATCTCATTTAGAAAGAGTTGAAcaggtttttagtattttagagaggaatgggttgaaaataaaaaaagaaaagtgtgagTTTATGGTAggccaagtaaaatatttaggattcataattgataaacatgGCGTACGGgtagatgcaaataaaataaaaccgatccTATCTATGCCCGACCCAACTAACGTCTCAGAGTTGAAGTCTTTTCTCGGTATGGttaatttctatggaaaattcattaagaatttgagtactcatattacaccactttacgaattacttaagaaaggtaaacattggcaatggactaaaacacatagatatgtgttcaataaaattaaacaacttctatGTAGTACTGAAGTATTGACACACTTTGACATATCGCTGGAGAGCATAGTAACATGCGACGCGAGCGCACGCGGGCTGGGGGCCGTGCTGGCACAGCGCGCGTCTGACGGCAGCGAGCGGGTTGTGGCGTACGCATCGCGGGCGCTCACTGCCGCGGAGTTACACTACAGCCAGATACATAAAGAAGCCTTGGCTATAATTTTCGCGGTAGACAAGTTTCATCAGTATCTTTATGGCAGAAAGTTTACACTACGTACAGATCATAAACCGCTGGTCACAATTTTTGGGCCCCATGCAGGAATACCGAACACGGCGGCGAGTCGTTTACAGCGGTGGGCCATTAAACTATCAgcttacgattttaatatagagtACATTCGATCAGATAAAAACACGGCAGATATTTTGTCTAGGTTAATTAGCACTCATAAAGAAGGGGTTATTAGTGAAGAATTAGACACACCTGAACAAACGTATTTACACTTTGCCGCGGAAGCATTGTTATTAGATtatcaaacgttaaaaaaagaaaccgttTCGGATAGTGTATTGAGCAGAGTAGCCAGATATATAAACGATGGCTGGCCGGTCGAGGTcgaaatgaaagaattaaaaccatattttaaccGTAGAAAGGAATTATATATTGAGCTAGGGTGTGTAATGTGGGGACATAGGCTAGTAATTCCTAGTACGTGTAGGAATAAAGTGATCGCTGAGCTTCATGAGAGTCACATGGGCATAGTCAAAACTAAATCGTTAGCGCGAAGTTACGTATGGTGGCCGGGAATAGACGAGGCACTAGAGACAGCATGTTGCAGCTGCACCGTGTGCGCTGAAGTGGCGGACGCACCACCTGCGCATGCGCCCCGCGCCTGGCCGTGGCCAGATCGACCGTGGACCAGGATACACGTAGACTTCTTAGGACCGGTAGCCGGTCTTACTTATCTAGTGGTAGTCGATGCACATTCAAAGTGGATTGAAGCTATTAGAATGCTGAGCACCACATCGCAAGCggtaataaaagaattacgaGAGATGTGGGCGAGATTTGGGTTACCTAAACAATTGGTTAGTGATAATGGCCCTCCGTTTTTCAGTGGAGAATTTCagcaattcttaaataataatggtatagAACATATATTTTCGGCACCTTATCACCCAGCTTCTAATGGGGCAGCGGAAAACgctgttaaaatttgtaaaaagagcATTAAAAAGGCGATTAAATCGAAATCCGACGTACACTCCACATTGTGTCGTTTTCTGCTGGCGTACAGAAACACACCACACTATACAACCGGGGAAAGCCCCGCCAAGATGTTATTAGGGCGCAACTTGCGCATGCGGTTAGATTGTTTGAAACCAGACCAGAAGGCACTTATTAGAGCTCGCCAAGAGACAGTAGAAGCTACATCGAGTGGCGTCACAAGACAGTTTAATCCGGGGGACCTTGTATGGTTCAGAGAATACCGTAGCTCAAACAAGTGGTCTGCAGGGACTGTTATAGAGAAAACAGGTAGtacagattataatgttaaatctaTCCACGGCACTGAGGTGCATAGACACATTGACCAACTAAAACCAAGAGTGATAAATAGGACAGCTAGGCTAGTAGATGCAAACTTTAGGAACTTTCAACCAGTTCAGCCTGTTAAGAGCTCTCGCTCTTCTCTCGTGTTTCCTTCGGACAATAATCGAGCGCCGAACACAGAACCGGACCGGACAAACGGAACCAGCTTGACGAAAGCATTGGTCGAGGAAACATCCCGCACGCAAACAGACGGAAGTGATTTGGTTACAAGTGAACCCTTGTCAACGTCAAGTGTACCTTTAAATATGCCCAAGGTGCAGGAGACGGGTAGTCCTAGGGTTCCTATTACTCGGGATATACGAACTAGTAATCGTACACGCAAACCGGTTAAGAGATATGGGTTTGATGATGattga
- the LOC113499535 gene encoding checkpoint protein HUS1, with translation MKFRAVMIDAGPMREFSNVVTIISKLSKECVLRLTDDHLYFIVSEENSGPTPPILWCEIPQAMFCSEYQMLGLDEEHKDIYLAFSSGNLARSLVTLKTAKSLKMKLTKKQCPCLTLEIEMPSTTSQQTRQVTHDIPVTVIPRKLWTDYHEPRIPDPDISIELPSLKQLRTTIDRMRTMTSEVVIRASAEGRLTLQIKTDMAKVSTRFKGLRVEAFGGPIDHSDSETETQMNEDMSRVCYCRVDAKKLSMFLSADQIATNRTVCSIVHRKLVILCLTTDENVKLQCFIGGIVY, from the exons ATGAAATTCCGAGCTGTTATGATAGATGCGGGGCCAATGCGGGAATTCTCAA ATGTAGTTACAATTATATCAAAGTTATCGAAAGAATGTGTGTTAAGATTGACTGATGACCacctatattttattgttagcgAAGAAAATAGCGGGCCAACACCACCGATACTGTGGTGCGAGATACCACAGGCCATGTTTTGCTCTGAATACCAAATGCTAGGTCTAGACGAAGAgcataaagatatttatttagcttttagCTCAG GTAATTTAGCAAGATCTCTAGTCACATTAAAGACTGCAAAGAGCTTAAAAATGAAACTCACAAAGAAACAGTGTCCATGTTTAACTCTGGAAATTGAAATG CCATCTACAACATCGCAGCAAACAAGACAGGTCACTCATGATATCCCAGTTACCGTGATACCGAGGAAGTTATGGACAGATTACCATGAACCAAGGATTCCGGATCCTGAT ATATCAATAGAACTGCCATCATTAAAGCAGTTACGAACTACGATAGATAGAATGCGGACAATGACATCTGAGGTAGTGATCAGAGCGTCCGCTGAGGGCAGACTGACTTTACAGATCAAAACTGACATGGCTAAAGTATCAACAAGGTTTAAAGGATTGAGAGTTGAGGCTTTCGGAG GGCCAATAGACCACTCAGACTCTGAAACTGAAACACAAATGAATGAAGATATGTCTCGGGTATGCTATTGCAGGGTAGACGCCAAAAAACTATCAATGTTTTTAAGCGCAGATCAAATAGCAACGAACAGAACTGTTTGCAGTATAGTTCATAGGAAGTTAGTGATTTTATGTTTAACAACGGATGAAAATGTTAAGTTGCAGTGTTTTATTGGAGggattgtttattga
- the LOC113499312 gene encoding nuclear pore glycoprotein p62-like isoform X1, whose product MSFSFGSATTTASSTFGTATPSTGFAFGSGDTAKPGGLFGASNAEAKPAFNFTSPSGGGFAFGAAKTTAPTSTLFSSPTTTNAAPAFGASKPMGFGGFASPPNQTIGSPSFGQPAAQASPQNLSFGQTQPQQQQQPPPAFGSPSQAPAFGSSPSTGFGFNKPATTTSGFGFATPTSGFSAPAASTAITSTAQQPQTTQSFLSSPQTGSGMGFSQSAFGAKPGSAFSFGGGTALRAPAPGAATTLATGFGLPSQQPQATQSGLSFGTTTSTTQQQTPAPRLGSGLSFGTQPAATPAFGTGTTTTGFQSQPQTGLSFGGPVTSTPAMSAAQPTSGTGLSFGTTPASQPQTGLSFGAPSSTAQPSTGLSFGASAATSQPSGLSFGAPVSAATSLIGATTSQPSTGLSFGTPATTGLSFGATTTTSTGLSFGATTSASTGLSFGAPTSSTATVQPVSGFAATTSAAATSGISFGTTSTPATGLSTAPTTGLSFGTSTASSQGTGLTFGSTSTSATSGTGFTGAASSLSFGRPITTTAVSSAASTTAPSGITALGKTTATTTMASLTTATTTTTAAPPQMVTSITFAQLEENINKWTLELEEQEKTFINQATQINAWDRLLIANGEKIVELNDAVQSVKNEQQSLEHELEFVLAQQKELEDLLAPMEKQLLEDTGDRLRDPEREHMYTLAENLDTQLRQMSEDLKEVIEHLNETNRSQDSNDPIVQIGRILNAHMSSMQWIDNSIAQISTKLDQLKATHDTLRRDNERSFQLTYN is encoded by the exons TTTCTAGTCCAACTACTACCAATGCTGCGCCAGCGTTCGGAGCGAGTAAGCCAATGGGCTTCGGAGGATTCGCTTCTCCACCGAACCAGACCATCGGCAGTCCTAGTTTCGGTCAACCGGCAGCACAG GCATCACCACAGAACTTGTCGTTTGGACAAACACAACCACAGCAGCAGCAACAACCGCCTCCGGCATTCGGTTCACCCTCACAAG CTCCAGCGTTTGGTTCCTCACCGAGCACTGGTTTCGGCTTCAACAAGCCAGCTACAACAACATCCGGTTTTGGGTTCGCCACGCCCACATCTGGTTTCTCGGCGCCTGCCGCTAGCACT GCCATAACATCGACAGCACAGCAGCCACAGACGACGCAGTCATTCCTGTCGTCCCCGCAGACGGGCTCGGGCATGGGCTTCAGCCAGTCCGCTTTCGGCGCTAAGCCTGGCTCTGCCTTCAGCTTCGGCGGAGGGACTGCCTTACGAGCACCCGCGCCTGGCGCTG cTACAACCCTCGCAACTGGTTTCGGCCTACCCAGCCAGCAGCCGCAAGCGACTCAATCCGGCCTCAGTTTCGGCACAACAACATCTACAACACAGCAACAGACGCCCGCACCCAGGCTGGGATCAGGACTAAGCTTTGGTACTCAACCGGCTGCGACACCGGCCTTCGGGACAGGGACAACGACCACAGGCTTCCAATCACAACCGCAAACTGGACTTAGTTTCGGTGGACCTGTTACCAGTACGCCGGCTATGTCTGCAG CTCAGCCTACATCCGGAACCGGCCTAAGTTTCGGAACAACCCCAGCTAGCCAGCCACAGACAGGACTCAGTTTCGGGGCCCCATCATCAACAGCGCAGCCGTCCACAGGCCTTAGTTTCGGCGCCTCTGCCGCAACAAGCCAACCCTCCGGTCTCAGTTTCGGCGCTCCTGTATCCGCAGCTACCTCACTTATCGGCGCTACGACTAGCCAACCATCCACAGGATTAAGTTTCGGCACACCAGCAACCACAGGCTTAAGTTTTGGAGCAACGACAACCACATCCACCGGGCTTAGTTTTGGAGCAACAACTTCAGCCTCAACTGGCCTCAGTTTCGGTGCTCCTACTTCATCAACTGCTACTGTCCAACCTGTATCAGGCTTTGCTGCAACAACATCAGCGGCCGCAACTTCTGGTATTAGCTTTGGTACAACATCGACGCCAGCTACTGGCCTTTCAACTGCTCCTACAACCGGGCTTAGTTTTGGCACAAGTACAGCCTCTTCACAAGGAACGGGGCTTACTTTTGGCAGTACGTCGACGTCGGCAACTTCAGGGACTGGTTTCACTGGGGCCGCTTCTTCGCTAAGCTTTGGAAGACCTATTACGACTACTGCTGTTTCTTCTGCAG CATCAACTACAGCCCCTTCAGGTATCACAGCGCTCGGTAAAACCACAGCTACAACGACTATGGCGTCTTTGACTACTGCTACTAC TACAACAACAGCAGCGCCCCCTCAAATGGTCACCTCCATAACATTCGCGCAACTGGAGGAAAACATCAACAAGTGGACGTTGGAACTAGAAGAGCAAGAGAAAACTTTCATCAATCAGGCCACACAGATCAATGCGTGGGATCGACTACTCATCGCTAATGGAGAGAAG ATTGTAGAACTAAACGACGCCGTCCAATCAGTTAAGAACGAGCAACAGAGCTTGGAACACGAGTTAGAGTTCGTTCTAGCACAACAGAAGGAGCTGGAAGACTTACTGGCGCCGATGGAAAAACAGCTGCTTGAAGATACTGGCGATAGACTGAGGGATCCCGAAAGAGAGCACAT gTACACACTAGCAGAGAACCTAGACACACAATTGAGGCAAATGTCTGAAGATTTGAAGGAAGTTATAGAACATCTAAACGAGACTAACAGGAGTCAAGACAGCAATGATCCG ATCGTCCAAATCGGTCGCATTCTCAACGCTCACATGTCATCTATGCAATGGATAGACAACTCCATAGCACAGATATCAACGAAACTAGACCAGCTCAAAGCGACACACGACACACTCCGAAGAGATAACGAGAGATCATTCCAATTAACGTACAACTGA
- the LOC113499312 gene encoding nuclear pore glycoprotein p62-like isoform X2: MSFSFGSATTTASSTFGTATPSTGFAFGSGDTAKPGGLFGASNAVSSPTTTNAAPAFGASKPMGFGGFASPPNQTIGSPSFGQPAAQASPQNLSFGQTQPQQQQQPPPAFGSPSQAPAFGSSPSTGFGFNKPATTTSGFGFATPTSGFSAPAASTAITSTAQQPQTTQSFLSSPQTGSGMGFSQSAFGAKPGSAFSFGGGTALRAPAPGAATTLATGFGLPSQQPQATQSGLSFGTTTSTTQQQTPAPRLGSGLSFGTQPAATPAFGTGTTTTGFQSQPQTGLSFGGPVTSTPAMSAAQPTSGTGLSFGTTPASQPQTGLSFGAPSSTAQPSTGLSFGASAATSQPSGLSFGAPVSAATSLIGATTSQPSTGLSFGTPATTGLSFGATTTTSTGLSFGATTSASTGLSFGAPTSSTATVQPVSGFAATTSAAATSGISFGTTSTPATGLSTAPTTGLSFGTSTASSQGTGLTFGSTSTSATSGTGFTGAASSLSFGRPITTTAVSSAASTTAPSGITALGKTTATTTMASLTTATTTTTAAPPQMVTSITFAQLEENINKWTLELEEQEKTFINQATQINAWDRLLIANGEKIVELNDAVQSVKNEQQSLEHELEFVLAQQKELEDLLAPMEKQLLEDTGDRLRDPEREHMYTLAENLDTQLRQMSEDLKEVIEHLNETNRSQDSNDPIVQIGRILNAHMSSMQWIDNSIAQISTKLDQLKATHDTLRRDNERSFQLTYN; encoded by the exons TTTCTAGTCCAACTACTACCAATGCTGCGCCAGCGTTCGGAGCGAGTAAGCCAATGGGCTTCGGAGGATTCGCTTCTCCACCGAACCAGACCATCGGCAGTCCTAGTTTCGGTCAACCGGCAGCACAG GCATCACCACAGAACTTGTCGTTTGGACAAACACAACCACAGCAGCAGCAACAACCGCCTCCGGCATTCGGTTCACCCTCACAAG CTCCAGCGTTTGGTTCCTCACCGAGCACTGGTTTCGGCTTCAACAAGCCAGCTACAACAACATCCGGTTTTGGGTTCGCCACGCCCACATCTGGTTTCTCGGCGCCTGCCGCTAGCACT GCCATAACATCGACAGCACAGCAGCCACAGACGACGCAGTCATTCCTGTCGTCCCCGCAGACGGGCTCGGGCATGGGCTTCAGCCAGTCCGCTTTCGGCGCTAAGCCTGGCTCTGCCTTCAGCTTCGGCGGAGGGACTGCCTTACGAGCACCCGCGCCTGGCGCTG cTACAACCCTCGCAACTGGTTTCGGCCTACCCAGCCAGCAGCCGCAAGCGACTCAATCCGGCCTCAGTTTCGGCACAACAACATCTACAACACAGCAACAGACGCCCGCACCCAGGCTGGGATCAGGACTAAGCTTTGGTACTCAACCGGCTGCGACACCGGCCTTCGGGACAGGGACAACGACCACAGGCTTCCAATCACAACCGCAAACTGGACTTAGTTTCGGTGGACCTGTTACCAGTACGCCGGCTATGTCTGCAG CTCAGCCTACATCCGGAACCGGCCTAAGTTTCGGAACAACCCCAGCTAGCCAGCCACAGACAGGACTCAGTTTCGGGGCCCCATCATCAACAGCGCAGCCGTCCACAGGCCTTAGTTTCGGCGCCTCTGCCGCAACAAGCCAACCCTCCGGTCTCAGTTTCGGCGCTCCTGTATCCGCAGCTACCTCACTTATCGGCGCTACGACTAGCCAACCATCCACAGGATTAAGTTTCGGCACACCAGCAACCACAGGCTTAAGTTTTGGAGCAACGACAACCACATCCACCGGGCTTAGTTTTGGAGCAACAACTTCAGCCTCAACTGGCCTCAGTTTCGGTGCTCCTACTTCATCAACTGCTACTGTCCAACCTGTATCAGGCTTTGCTGCAACAACATCAGCGGCCGCAACTTCTGGTATTAGCTTTGGTACAACATCGACGCCAGCTACTGGCCTTTCAACTGCTCCTACAACCGGGCTTAGTTTTGGCACAAGTACAGCCTCTTCACAAGGAACGGGGCTTACTTTTGGCAGTACGTCGACGTCGGCAACTTCAGGGACTGGTTTCACTGGGGCCGCTTCTTCGCTAAGCTTTGGAAGACCTATTACGACTACTGCTGTTTCTTCTGCAG CATCAACTACAGCCCCTTCAGGTATCACAGCGCTCGGTAAAACCACAGCTACAACGACTATGGCGTCTTTGACTACTGCTACTAC TACAACAACAGCAGCGCCCCCTCAAATGGTCACCTCCATAACATTCGCGCAACTGGAGGAAAACATCAACAAGTGGACGTTGGAACTAGAAGAGCAAGAGAAAACTTTCATCAATCAGGCCACACAGATCAATGCGTGGGATCGACTACTCATCGCTAATGGAGAGAAG ATTGTAGAACTAAACGACGCCGTCCAATCAGTTAAGAACGAGCAACAGAGCTTGGAACACGAGTTAGAGTTCGTTCTAGCACAACAGAAGGAGCTGGAAGACTTACTGGCGCCGATGGAAAAACAGCTGCTTGAAGATACTGGCGATAGACTGAGGGATCCCGAAAGAGAGCACAT gTACACACTAGCAGAGAACCTAGACACACAATTGAGGCAAATGTCTGAAGATTTGAAGGAAGTTATAGAACATCTAAACGAGACTAACAGGAGTCAAGACAGCAATGATCCG ATCGTCCAAATCGGTCGCATTCTCAACGCTCACATGTCATCTATGCAATGGATAGACAACTCCATAGCACAGATATCAACGAAACTAGACCAGCTCAAAGCGACACACGACACACTCCGAAGAGATAACGAGAGATCATTCCAATTAACGTACAACTGA